A segment of the Bacillus sp. es.034 genome:
TAATGTTTCTTTTAAGATAACAGCTGTTGTACAAGCTACAACTTCCGCAGCTGTTGGTTCCAAGATCGCCATTTGCTCAACCGTAATACGGTGACAGGTTTCGACTGGGGCATACATATCGATGGCAACCTGTTCTCCTATACTATATTTATCTTCTTCTCCATAAAACAAAGCAGCAACGATATCTTGCTTTGCAGCAACACCTCCAAAAGCATCCTCGTGCTCTTCACGAGTGAACTTTTCCACAAACACAGAAGGATGACATGGGTGTGCAACTACATAAGTCAATTCATTTCTTAACTTTAATTCATTGGAGTATGCAGCAGCGGGGTCTAAAGTTAAAAGTACTGCACCACTTTTCATCATTGAAACCACATCACTTGAAATTTTACCTAATAACACATCAGGAACAGCAAGAATCACGACATCGCTTTTCTTTACTGCTTCATCAGTATCTGTTACCTCATACCCACGTTCTTTGATAGATTGAATCCCCAACTCAGATTTTTCGCAAAATAATAAGTCGTAATGATCATGTTTTTGCTAAATTCGTTGTTACTCTTGTTCCCATTTTCCCGCCTGCACCAATAACTGAAACTGTTAAACTCATTAAATCTTCCTCCTCAAGTAGTCCATACTCTTTTTGGTCCACTCTTTCTCTTTTTGAATCGTCTTTTCGATTGTTTCATCGAAACTAACCCATAATTCAATGATTGCGTTAAATTCCTTCTTCTTATTTCTTTGAACGCTATTATACAAATAGTCGAAATTCAATTGACCTTCACCTAATGGCGCGCCACTGTAATAAAAACCAACCCATCCTTGATTACGCTTAAAGGCGAAATCCTTAACATGGAGATTAACTACATATGGGCCGTTTTGTCAATTACTTCTTCAGGCAGTTCCAGTGAAGCCACTGTATTCCCCGGATCTAAGCAAATACCTATATATGGACTATCAATCATATCCATTAACTCTACTA
Coding sequences within it:
- a CDS encoding phosphogluconate dehydrogenase C-terminal domain-containing protein, giving the protein MGIQSIKERGYEVTDTDEAVKKSDVVILAVPDVLLGKISSDVVSMMKSGAVLLTLDPAAAYSNELKLRNELTYVVAHPCHPSVFVEKFTREEHEDAFGGVAAKQDIVAALFYGEEDKYSIGEQVAIDMYAPVETCHRITVEQMAILEPTAAEVVACTTAVILKETLDEVVKMGVPEPAARAFLLGHIQIGLAVAFRGTNPFSDACQIAIDYGKEMIFKPDWKDVFEKEELDKVLKKMLQQA